The sequence gatttgggagaaggtgggttggtgtgggattgagggattggcgagaaggtgggtaggtgtagcattgagggattggggagaaggtgggtaggtgtgggattgagtgattggggagaaggtgggtaggtgtgggattgagggattggggagaaggtgggtcagtgtgggatagagggattggggaaaaggtgggtaggtgagggattgagggattggggagaaggtgggtaggtgtgggattgagggattggggagaaggtgggtcggtgtgggattgagagattgaggagaaggtgggattgagggattgagggattggggagaaggtgggtaggtgtgggtttgagggaatggggagaaggtgggtaggtgtagcattgagggattggggagaagctgGGTAGGTGTagcattgagggattggggagaaggtgggtaggtgcgggattgagagattgaggagtaggtgggtaggtgtgggagtgagtgattggggagaaggtgggattgagggattgagggattggggagaaggtgggattgagggattggggagaaggtgggtaggtgtgggtttgagggattggggagaaggtgggtaggtgtgggattgagggattgggagaagttgggtcggtgtgggattgagggaatggggagaaggtgggtaggtgtgggattgagggattggggagaaggtgggtaggtgcggcattgagggattggggagaaggtgggtaggtgtgtgattgagggattggggagaaggtggggaggtgtgggatagagggattggggagaaggtgggtaggtgtgggattgagggattggggagaaggtgggtaggtgtgggattgagggattggggagaaggtgggtaggtgtgggattgagggattggggagaaggtgggtaggtgtgggattgatggattggggaaaaggtgggattgagggattggggagaaggtgggtaggtgtgtgattgagggattggggagaaggtggggaggtgtgggataGAGGGATTGGAGAGAAGTTGGGTtggtgtgagattgagggatggggagaaggtgggtcggtgagggattgagggattggggagaaggtgggtaggtgtgggatggaggtattggggagaaggtgggttggtgtgagattgagggattggggagaaggtgggtaggtgtgggattgagggattggggagaaggtgggtaggtgtgggattgagggattggggagaaggtgggtaggcgtgggattgagggattggggagaaggtgggtgggtgagggattgagggattggggagaaggtgggtaggtgtgggattgagggattggggagaaggtgggtcggtgcgggattgagggatttgggagaaggtgggtaggtgtgggattgagggattggggagaaggtggataggtgtgggattgagggaatggggagaaggtgggtaggtgtgggattgagggattggggagaaggtgggtaggtgtgggattgagggatttgggagaaggtgggttggtgtgggattgagggattggcgagaaggtgggtaggtgtagcattgagggattggggagaaggtgggtaggtgtgggattgagtgattggggagaaggtgggtaggtgtgggattgagggattggggagaaggtgggtcagtgtgggatagagggattggggaaaaggtgggattgagggattggggagaaggtgggtaggtgtgtgattgagggattggggagaaggtgggtaggtgttggATTGagtgattggggagaaggtgggttggtgtgggattgagggattggggagaaggtgggtcagtgtgggatagagggattggggaaaaggtgggattgagggattggggagaaggtgggtcggtgtgggattgagggattgaggagaaggtgggtaggtgtgggattgagggattggggagaaggtgggtaggtgtgggattgagggattgaggagaaggtgggtaggtgtgggattgagggattggggagaaggtgggtcggtgtgggattgagggattgaggagaaggtgggtaggtgtgggattgagtgattggggagaaggtggttaggtgtgggattgatggattggggagatggtgggttggtgtgagattgagggattggggagaaggtgggtgggtgtgggattgagggattttggagaaggtgggtaggtgtgggattgagggattggggagatggtgggttggtgtgagattgagggattggggagaaggtgggtaggtgtgggattgagggattggggagaaggtgggtaggtgtgggattgagggattggggagatggtgggttggtgtgagattgagggattggggagaaggtgggtgggtgtggtattgagggattgtggagaaggtgggtaggtgtgggattgagggattgggaagaaggtgggtaggtgtgggattgagggattggggagaaggtgggtcggtgtgggattgagggattggggagaaggtgggtaggtgagggattgagggattggggagaaggtgggtaattgagggattgagggattggggagaaggtgggtcggtgagggattgagggattggggagaaggtgggtaggtgtgagattgagggattggggagaaggtggggaggtgtgggattgagggattggggagaaggtgggttgttgtgagattgaaggattggggagaaggtgggtaggtgtgtgattgagggattggggagaaggtggggaggtgagggattgagggattggggagaaggtgggtaggtctgagattgagggattggggagaaggtggggaggtgtgggattgagggattggggagaaggtgggttgttgtgagattgagggattggggagaaggtgggtaggtctgggattgagggattggggagaaggtggggaggtgtgggatagagggattggggagaagttgggttggtgtgagattgagggattggggagaaggtgggtaggtgtgggattgagggattggggagaaggtgggtaggtgtgggattgagggattggggagaaggtgggtaggtgtgggattgagggattggggagaaggtgggttggtgtgagattgagggattggggagaaggtgggtaggtgtgggattgagggattggggagaaggtgggtaggtgtgagattgagggattggggagaaggtgggtcggtgtgggattgagggtttggggagaaggtgggtaggtgtgggattgagggactggggagaaggtgggtaggtgtgggattgagggattggggagaaggtgggtaagtgagggattgagggattggggagaaggtgggtaagtgagggattgagggattggggagaaggtgggtaggtgtgggattgagggattggggagaaggtgggtaggtgtgggattcagggattggggagaaggtgggtaggtgatggattgagggattggggtgaaggtgggtcggtgtgggattgagggattgtggagaaggtgggtaggtgagggattgagggattggggagaaggtgggtagttgagggattgagggattggggagaaggtggataggtgagggattgagggattggggagaaggtgggtagttgagggattgagggattggggagaaggtggataggtgagggattgagggattggggattaggtgggtaggtgagggattgagggattggggagaaggtgggtagttgagggattgagggattggggagaaggtggataggtgagggattgagggattggggagaaggtgggtaggtgagggattgagggattggggagaaggtgggtaggtgtgggattgagggattggggagaaggtgggtcggtgtgggattgagggattggggagaaggtgggtaggtgtgggattgagggactggggagaaggtgggtgtgtgagggattgagggattggggagaaggtgggtaggtgagggattgaaggattggggagatggtggttaggtgtgggattgagggattggggagaaggtgggtcggtgagggattgagggattggggagaaggtgggtaggtgtgggattgagggattggggagaaggtgggtaggtgtgggattgagggattggggagaaggtgggtaggtgtgggattgagggattggggagaaggggggtaggtgtgggattgagggattggggagaaggtgggtgtgtgtgggattgagggattggggagaaggtgggtaggtgagggattgaaggattggggataaggtgggattgagggattggggagaaggtgggtaggtgtgggattgatggattggggagaaggtgggtaggtgagggattgagggattggggagaaggtgggtaggtgagggattgagggattggggagaaggtgggtaggtgagggattgagggattggggagaaggtgggtaggtgagggattgagggattggggagaaggtgggtagatgagggattgaaggattggggagatggtgggtaggtttgggattgagggattgaggagatggtgggtgtgtgtgggattgagggattgtggagatggtgggtaggtgagggattgaaggattggggagatggtgggtcggtgagggattgagggattggggagaaggtgggtaggtgagggattgagggattggggagaaggtgggtaggtgagggattgagggattggggagaaggtgggtaggtgaggaattgaaggattggggagatggtgggtaggtttgggattgagggattgaggagatggtgggtgtgtgtgggattgagggattggggagatggtgggtaggtgtgggattgagggattggggagaaggtgggtcggtgtgggattgagggattggggagaaggtgggtcggtgagggattgagggattggggagaaggtgggtcggtgtgggattgagggattggggagaaggtgggtaggtgtgggattgagggattggggagaaggtgggcaggtgtgggattgagggattggggagaaggtgggtcggtgtgggattgagggattggggagaaggtgggtaggtgtgggattgagggattggggagaaggtgggtcggtgtgggattgagggattggggagaaggtaggtaggtgtgggattgagggattggggagaaggtgggtaggtgtgggattgagggattggggagaaggtgggtcggtgagggattgagggattggggagaaggtgggtcggtgtgggattgagggattggggagaaggtgggttggtgtgggattgaaggattggggagaaggtgggtaggtgtgggattgagggattggggagaaggtgggtcggtgtgcgattgagggattggggagaaggtgggtcggtgtgggattgagggattggggagaaggagggtaggtgtgggattgagggattggggagaaggtgggtcggtgtgggattgaaggattggggagaaggtgggtcggtgtgtgattgagggattggggagaaggtgggtaggtgtgggattgagggattggggagaaggtgggtaggtgtgggattgagcgattggggagaaggtgggtaggtgtgggattgaatgattggggagaaggtgggtaggtgtgggattgagggattggggagaaggagggtcggtgtgggattgagggattggggagaaggtgggttggtgtgggattgaaggattggggagaaggtgggtcggtgtgggattgagggattgtggagaaggtgggtaggtgtgggattgagggattggggagaaggtgggtaggtgtgggattgagggattgggtagaaggtgggtaggtgtgggattgagggattggggagaaggtgggtcggtgtgggattgagggattggggagaaggtgggtaggtgtgggattgagggattggggagaaggtgggtaggtgtgggattgagggattggggagaaggtgggtaggtgtgggattgagggattggggagaaggtgggtaggtgtgggattgagggattggggagaaggtgggtaggtgtgggattgagggattggggagaaggtgggtagttgaggaattgagggactggggagaaggtgggtagttgagggattgagggattggggtgaaggtgggtgagggattgagggattggggagaaggtgggtaggtgagggattgagggattggggagaaggtgggtaggtgagggattgagggattggggagaaggtgggtaggtgagggattgagggattggggagaaggtgggtaggtgagggatagagggattgggtagaaggtgggtaggtgagggattgagggattggggagaaggtgggtagttgaggaattgagggactggggagaagcTGGGTagttgagggattgagggattggggtgaaggtgggtgagggattgagggattggggagaaggtgggtcagtgtgggattgagggattggggagaaggtgggtagttgaggaattgagggactggggagaaggtgggtagttgagggattgagggattggggtgaaggtgggtgagggattgagggattggggagaaggtgggtagttgagggattgagggattggggagaaggtgggtaggtgagggattgagggattggggagaaggtgggtaggtgaggtattgagggattggggagaaggtgggtaggtgtgggattgagagattagggagaaggtggggaggtgagggattgagggattggggagaaggtgggtaggtgagggattgagggattgaggagaaggtgggtaggtgagggattgagggattggggagaaggtgggtaggtgtgggattgagggattggggagaaggtgggtaggtgtgggattgagggattggggagaaggtgggtaggtgagggattgagggactggggaggTTGGTGTTGAGATGTCTCCCGGGTCTGAAGACTTGTCCATGGCCCCGTTGAcctgtctcctccctctctccccaggtcCATTACGAGGAATTCTCCGTCGAGCCCCCCCTCGAGGAGatctggagccaggaggaacccGACACTCCGCCCGAGGTGCCTCACCAATGTCCCCCACCCGACCGCCCGCAATCGGGAGGGACAGGGACGATCCCCGCGCAAGAAACTGAGCCGATGCTCCCCGACCACCATCCCCAGAGCCTGCCCGGGCTGGTGGAGTGGAGCGTGGAGGCTGGGCACGATGGCTGCTCGACCTTATGGGGCTTCGCGTTGGAGGAGGAGGCCGGCAAGTGCAGCAGGGAGCTCGCAAACGACGGTTGCTCGACCGAGGGGGGCTTCGCAAAGCAGCAGGATCTTGTCCAAGGGAGCACAGAGCCGGGGAACACTGACTGCTCGACTGAGGGGGGCTTCGCCAAGCAGGAGGAACACGTCGCTGGGAGCACTGATTCCGAGAACCCCGACCGCTCGACTGAGGGGGGCGTCTCGGAGAGCGTGCAGCCCAGTGAGAGTAGCACGGAGTCCGTGAATGCCAGCTGCTCAACTGGGCGCGGCTTCACGGACCGGGAGAAGCCTGGCGAAGGGTGCCCGCAGCCCGATAATGCCGGCTGCTCGACCAATGGGTGCTTCTCAGAGCAGGGTGAGCCTGACGGGGGGAGCGCGGAGCCCGGCGATGACGGCTGCTCGACCGACGGGGGCTTCGCGGAGCGGGAGGAATGCGGCGGGCAGTGCGCGGTGGCCGGGAGCCGCAACCGCTCGACCGACGGGGGcatcacggagcaggaggaagccgGCGGGGCGAGGACGGAGCTGGGGGCCGTTGGCCGCTCGACTGGGGGGGGCTTCGCGGGACTGGAGGAGCATCCTGGGGTCCCCGCGCCCGCGCCCATGAGGCTGGAGTCCTCGGTGGTGAGGGTCCAACAGGTGAAGGCCCTGCCCGTCGTGCCCCCCAAGCCCCATTACGCCAAACTCCCCCCGGCCCTGAAGGTGAAGAGGAGGCACGAGTTCGTGGAGCCGCAGGCCGGCGACCTCCGGCCGTCTGCCGACCCCCCCGAGgcctccgctccccctccccccgccgtccGGTGTGCCGCCTGGCGGAGCAGCGGGAGTCTCTCCTTCGATGAGGCCGTCGCCCTCGCCCGACAGCGCAAGAATGCTCCCTGCCAGCGCCCGCTGGCCTTTCGCCGGGGAGACTCTCTCCCGTCTGctcctcttccccactctcctcctcctcctcctcctccgcccctcGGAGGGGGCCAGCTGCCGTGCCCCAGGGACAGGCTGAGCCTGCCCCGCCTCCCCGACCCGCTGCGGCCGCCAATCGGGGCGCCAGCCCCCGAATGCCAGCCCCGCTGCCGCTCCCTGGCGCTGGAGGGGGAGGAgtcggagtgagggagggggcctgGTGAGGAGGCGCTCCCGGGAACGGCGTCAGGTCATGTCACGTCACCCGAAGGGAGCGTCACGTAACGTCTTGCTGAGGGAGCGTCACATAACATCACTCTGTGGGAGCGTCACAAAACGTCacactgagggagcgtcacataATGTCACACTGAGGGAGTGTCACAAAACGTCacactgagggagcgtcacataACGTCACACTGAGGGAGCATCACATAACGTCacactgagggagcgtcacataacgtcacactgagggagcgtcacataACGTCACGCTGAGGGAGCGTCACATAACGTCACGCTGAGGGAGTGTCACATGATGTcacgctgagggagcgccacataaagtcacactgagggagcgtcacaaAACGTCACACTGAGGGAGCATCACAAAACGTCacactgagggagcgtcacataatgtcacactgagggagcgtcacataatgtcacactgagggagcgtcacaaaacgtcacactgagggagcgtcacataacgtcacactgagggagcgccacataaagtcacactgagggagcgtcacataatgtcacactgagggagcgtcacataAAGTCACACTGAGGGAGTGTCACATAATGTCACACTGAGAGAGCGTCACATAAAGTCacactgagggagcgtcacataACGTCACACTGAGGGAGTGTCACAAAACGTCacactgagggagcgtcacataatgtcacactgagggagcgtcacaaAACGTCACACTGAGGGAGCATCACAAAACGTCacactgagggagcgtcacataatgtcacactgagggagcgtcacataatgtcacactgagggagcgtcacaaaacgtcacactgagggagcgtcacataacgtcacactgagggagcgccacataaagtcacactgagggagcgtcacacaatgtcacactgagggagcgtcacataAAGTCACACTGAGGGAGTGTCACATAATGTCACACTGAGAGAGCGTCACATAAAGTCacactgagggagcgtcacataACGTCACACTGAGGGAGTGTCACATAACGTCATTCTCAGGGAGCGTCTCATCACATCacactgagggagcgtcacaaAATGTCACTTTGAGGGAGCGTCACAAAACATCacactgagggagcgtcacataATGTTACACTGATGGAGCGCCACAGAATGTCACACTGAGGGAGTGTCACATAATGTCACACTGAAGGAGTGTCACAGAACATCacactgagggagcgtcacataatgttacactgagggagcgccacagaATGTCACACTCAGGGAGCGTCACGTAACGTCacactgagggagcgtcacataacatcacactgagggagcgtcacataACATCACACTGAGGGAGCGTCTTATAATGtcacactgagggagggtcacatAACGtcacactgagggagggtcacatAACGtcacactgagggagggtcacataacgtcacactgagggagcgtcacataacgtcacactgagggagcgtcacataaagtcacactgagggagcgtcacataacgtcacactgagggagcgtcacataaagtcacactgagggagcgtcacataACGTCAAACTGAGGGAGCGTCACGTAACATCacactgagggagcgtcacataacatcacactgagggagtgtcacataacgtcacactgagggagcgtcacataACGTCACAATGAGGGAGCGCCATATAACGTCacactgagggagcgtcacataacgtcacactgagggagcgtcacataATGTCACACTGAGGGAGCGTCATATAATGTCACGCTGAGGGAGCGTCACATAGCGTCACACTCAGGGAGCGTCACATAATGTCacactgagggagcgtcacataATGTCACTCTGAGGGAGCGTCACATAATGTCACACTGAGGGAGCGTCTCATAACGTCACACTGAGGGAGCGTCTCATAACGTCACGCTGAGGGAGCGTCACATAATGTCACACCGAACGGTCAAAGCAGACTGGGTGTGAACTGAACGAGTTTTTGTGCAAAAAGATTTGTTTTCGGGTCAATAAAagcaggatagagagagagaggcgtctGACTGTCTGgctttctgtctgcctgtctgccAATGGGCTCTGGTCTGTCTCCTGTCGCGATTCGGGAGCCCTCTGGCGAACTGGGTCTCTGTCACCAAACGGTTGGGGATGGCCGGCTAGTCCACCGTGTGATGCATCACACGAAGAACAGAAagggagttacagactggaatctaatcgaggggttcggggggtttatatatagaataacagatacccgggagtgagttacggactggaatctaatcgagggtttcggggggctttatatatagaataacagatacccgggggtgagttacagactggaatctaatcgaggggttcggggggtttatatatagaataacagatacccgggagtgaattacagactggaatctaatcgaggggttcgggggggtttatatatagaataacagatacccgggagtgagttacagactggaatcgaatcgaggggttcgggggggtttatatatagaataacagatacccgggagtgagttacagactggaatctaatcgaggggttcggggggtttatatatagaataacagatacccgggagtgagttacagactggaatctaatcgaggggttcggggggatttatatattgaataacagatacccgggagtgagttacagactggaatctaatcgaggggttcggggggtttatatatagaataacagatacccgggagtgagttacagactggaatctaatcgaggggttcgggggggtttatatatagaataacagatacccgggagtgatttacagactggaatctaatcgaggggttcggggggtttatatatagaataacagatacccgggagtgagttacagactggaatctaatcgaggggttcggggggtttatatatagaataacagatacccgggagtgagttacagactggaatctaatcgaggggttcggggggtttatatatagaataacagatacccgggagtgagttacagactggaatctaatcgaggggttcggggggtttatatatggaataacagctacccgggagtgagttacagactggaatctaatcgaggggttcgggggggtttatatatagaataacagatacccgggagtgagttacagactggaatctaatcgaggggttcggggggtttatatatagaataacagatacccgtgagtgagttacagactggaatctaatcgaggggttcggggggtttatatatagaataacagatacccgggagtgagttacagactggaatctaatcgaggggttcggggggtttatatatagaataacagatacccgggagtgagttacagactggaagctaatcgaggggttcggggggtttatatatagaataacagatacccgggagtgagttacagactggaagctaatcgaggggttcggggggtttatatatagaataacagatacccgggagtgagttacagactggaatctaatcgaggggttcggggggtttatatatagaa is a genomic window of Heptranchias perlo isolate sHepPer1 unplaced genomic scaffold, sHepPer1.hap1 HAP1_SCAFFOLD_570, whole genome shotgun sequence containing:
- the LOC137316208 gene encoding rho GTPase-activating protein 30-like, producing RKGSLKVKKWRSIFNLGRSATDSKRKICRNEAKDQKSETRSLRPAKSMDSLSCVPFTNDDGSAPADHRSPARKSIVRRDSLSSARLSPSSREPPAFASLDCELLDRGGQPAAVLRPGSADSPRSAKAARQRADKRVAMHISGPFSVTLPDHVSTLLLKAPEPGPEPGGGEQGPQPGGGEEWEPREQLVSGTAGAAKEEAGSPERSEPASALPIGTDLPLELLDSFSFLDSQEAAEACDWEAEYPGELGQPLRSLEEMEPFDHFTDCDRHRTGLLAMSIESELMGDDIDGRELRAHCTQVHYEEFSVEPPLEEIWSQEEPDTPPEVPHQCPPPDRPQSGGTGTIPAQETEPMLPDHHPQSLPGLVEWSVEAGHDGCSTLWGFALEEEAGKCSRELANDGCSTEGGFAKQQDLVQGSTEPGNTDCSTEGGFAKQEEHVAGSTDSENPDRSTEGGVSESVQPSESSTESVNASCSTGRGFTDREKPGEGCPQPDNAGCSTNGCFSEQGEPDGGSAEPGDDGCSTDGGFAEREECGGQCAVAGSRNRSTDGGITEQEEAGGARTELGAVGRSTGGGFAGLEEHPGVPAPAPMRLESSVVRVQQVKALPVVPPKPHYAKLPPALKVKRRHEFVEPQAGDLRPSADPPEASAPPPPAVRCAAWRSSGSLSFDEAVALARQRKNAPCQRPLAFRRGDSLPSAPLPHSPPPPPPPPLGGGQLPCPRDRLSLPRLPDPLRPPIGAPAPECQPRCRSLALEGEESE